One part of the Phacochoerus africanus isolate WHEZ1 chromosome 7, ROS_Pafr_v1, whole genome shotgun sequence genome encodes these proteins:
- the SMUG1 gene encoding single-strand selective monofunctional uracil DNA glycosylase isoform X1, giving the protein MGLGFAERRACCLLCPPGSGWEGAGRDAPPELRGEERDDQPQVQRGDDHPKVTLLVTVAWLCPRLSHWGPSTNLQAPLWIPSPPLEVWLRASWRRSSGLMVPFGEVSMVRDWLGIGGSVLTPPQEHPKRPVLGLECPQSEVSGARFWGFFRNLCGQPEVFFRHCFVHNLCPLLLLAPSGRNLTPAELPAKQREQLLGVCDAALCRQVQLLGVRLVVGVGRVAEQRARRALAGLMPEVQVEGLLHPSPRSPQANKGWESVAKERLNELGLLPLLTK; this is encoded by the exons ATGGGGCTGGGATTTGCTGAGAGGCGCGCTTGCTGTCTGCTGTGCCCGCCCGGctcagggtgggagggggcaggccGGGATGCCCCTCCTGAACTGAGGG GTGAAGAACGAGATGACCAGCCCCAGGTTCAGAGAGGTGATGATCATCCTAAGGTCACGCTGCTG GTGACAGTGGCATGGTTGTGCCCCAGGCTCTCCCACTGGGGCCCCTCCACGAACCTGCAGGCGCCCTTATGgatccccagccctcccctcgAAGTTTGgctgagggcttcctggaggaggagctccGGCTTAATG GTGCCCTTTGGGGAAGTGAGTATGGTCCGGGACTGGTTAGGCATCGGGGGCTCTGTGCTGACCCCTCCCCAAGAGCACCCCAAGCGACCAGTGCTGGGACTGGAGTGCCCTCAGTCCGAGGTAAGTGGTGCCCGGTTCTGGGGCTTTTTCCGGAACCTCTGTGGACAGCCGGAGGTCTTCTTCCGTCACTGTTTCGTCCACAACCTGTGTCCTCTGCTCCTCCTGGCCCCCAGTGGGCGCAATCTCACCCCCGCCGAACTGCCGGCCAAGCAGCGAGAACAGCTCCTCGGGGTGTGTGACGCAGCGCTTTgccggcaggtgcagctgctGGGGGTGCGGCTGGTGGTGGGCGTGGGGCGCGTGGCCGAGCAGCGGGCACGGCGGGCTCTGGCTGGCCTGATGCCCGAGGTCCAGGTGGAGGGGCTCCTGCACCCCTCCCCTCGTAGCCCACAGGCCAACAAGGGCTGGGAGTCAGTGGCCAAGGAGAGACTGAATGAGCTGGGGCTGCTGCCGCTGCTGACGAAATGA
- the SMUG1 gene encoding single-strand selective monofunctional uracil DNA glycosylase isoform X3: MVVPQALPLGPLHEPAGALMDPQPSPRSLAEGFLEEELRLNGELKQLQFSEPVGLIYNPVEYAWEPHRSYVTRYCQGPKQVLFLGMNPGPFGMAQTGVPFGEVSMVRDWLGIGGSVLTPPQEHPKRPVLGLECPQSEVSGARFWGFFRNLCGQPEVFFRHCFVHNLCPLLLLAPSGRNLTPAELPAKQREQLLGVCDAALCRQVQLLGVRLVVGVGRVAEQRARRALAGLMPEVQVEGLLHPSPRSPQANKGWESVAKERLNELGLLPLLTK; the protein is encoded by the exons ATGGTTGTGCCCCAGGCTCTCCCACTGGGGCCCCTCCACGAACCTGCAGGCGCCCTTATGgatccccagccctcccctcgAAGTTTGgctgagggcttcctggaggaggagctccGGCTTAATGGTGAGCTGAAGCAACTACAGTTTTCCGAGCCTGTGGGCCTCATCTACAATCCTGTGGAGTACGCCTGGGAGCCACATCGCAGCTACGTCACCCGCTACTGCCAGGGCCCCAAGCAAGTGCTCTTCTTGGGCATGAACCCAGGACCCTTTGGCATGGCCCAGACTGGG GTGCCCTTTGGGGAAGTGAGTATGGTCCGGGACTGGTTAGGCATCGGGGGCTCTGTGCTGACCCCTCCCCAAGAGCACCCCAAGCGACCAGTGCTGGGACTGGAGTGCCCTCAGTCCGAGGTAAGTGGTGCCCGGTTCTGGGGCTTTTTCCGGAACCTCTGTGGACAGCCGGAGGTCTTCTTCCGTCACTGTTTCGTCCACAACCTGTGTCCTCTGCTCCTCCTGGCCCCCAGTGGGCGCAATCTCACCCCCGCCGAACTGCCGGCCAAGCAGCGAGAACAGCTCCTCGGGGTGTGTGACGCAGCGCTTTgccggcaggtgcagctgctGGGGGTGCGGCTGGTGGTGGGCGTGGGGCGCGTGGCCGAGCAGCGGGCACGGCGGGCTCTGGCTGGCCTGATGCCCGAGGTCCAGGTGGAGGGGCTCCTGCACCCCTCCCCTCGTAGCCCACAGGCCAACAAGGGCTGGGAGTCAGTGGCCAAGGAGAGACTGAATGAGCTGGGGCTGCTGCCGCTGCTGACGAAATGA